From Spiroplasma monobiae MQ-1, a single genomic window includes:
- a CDS encoding DivIVA domain-containing protein, whose product MADYIKLSKQDILDKDFEVEYKGYKVEEVDSFLDMVAEDYKTFTDRESKKDEKIKLLEDEVKRVTNDLNQTIASLKLTETQIEDLARKGLNNSDIIKRISNLEKDTYNK is encoded by the coding sequence ATGGCAGATTACATTAAATTATCAAAACAAGATATTTTAGACAAAGACTTTGAAGTTGAATACAAAGGATATAAAGTAGAAGAAGTTGATTCATTTTTAGATATGGTTGCAGAAGATTATAAAACTTTTACAGATAGAGAATCTAAAAAAGATGAAAAAATTAAATTGTTAGAAGATGAAGTAAAAAGAGTTACAAATGATTTAAATCAAACAATTGCAAGTTTAAAACTTACCGAAACTCAAATTGAAGATCTTGCAAGAAAAGGGCTTAACAACTCAGATATTATTAAACGTATCTCTAATTTAGAAAAAGACACATATAATAAATAA
- a CDS encoding Holliday junction resolvase RecU — MIIKNKGMYLETIINNSISLLENQYGFIYKMPLSNNIISIDDNVVTARLNKNPFCDYIGLWKGIYIEFEAKETEKDFFNLNNIKKHQLEKLKLVDLNNGAAFLIIYFHNQEKMYFLHIKDIVNLKTKKIPIDYFKDNCFEISSNGISFNFNDLFNHLISYT, encoded by the coding sequence GTGATTATTAAGAATAAAGGGATGTATTTAGAAACAATTATTAACAATAGTATTAGTTTATTGGAAAATCAATACGGATTTATATATAAAATGCCATTAAGCAATAATATAATTTCAATCGATGACAATGTAGTAACTGCAAGGCTAAATAAAAATCCATTTTGTGATTATATAGGTCTTTGAAAAGGTATTTATATTGAATTTGAAGCGAAAGAAACAGAGAAAGACTTTTTTAATTTAAATAATATAAAAAAACATCAATTAGAAAAGTTGAAATTAGTAGATTTAAATAATGGAGCTGCCTTTTTAATAATTTACTTCCATAATCAAGAAAAAATGTATTTTTTACATATTAAAGATATTGTTAATTTAAAAACAAAAAAAATACCAATTGATTATTTCAAGGATAATTGCTTTGAAATAAGTTCTAATGGTATTAGTTTTAATTTTAATGATTTATTTAATCATTTAATCAGTTATACATAG
- a CDS encoding DnaD family protein encodes MFELFKSGLISKKALLILNYSKININENQLAILLIIMELSNEDQKNFTPSEIAQHMMISKEEIEHEISELLKNRIIKLEQKGKKTILDLTPLFNRLLVDLEEEHSKLKTDNTYNFIEKILNYKLNKQEIDKIEDYIELGISKPKIMSVINDNKINNIDELFKKLEEQSKKTSVKITMYNWLND; translated from the coding sequence ATGTTTGAATTATTTAAATCTGGATTAATAAGCAAAAAGGCTCTTTTAATATTAAACTACTCTAAAATTAACATTAATGAAAACCAGTTAGCTATATTATTGATAATTATGGAATTATCAAATGAAGATCAAAAGAACTTTACACCATCAGAAATTGCACAGCACATGATGATTTCAAAAGAGGAAATCGAACACGAAATATCAGAATTATTAAAGAATAGAATTATTAAACTTGAACAAAAAGGTAAAAAAACTATTCTTGATCTAACTCCCTTATTTAATAGACTACTTGTGGATTTAGAAGAGGAACATTCTAAATTAAAAACAGATAATACATATAATTTTATTGAAAAAATACTTAATTATAAGTTGAATAAGCAAGAAATCGATAAAATTGAAGACTATATTGAATTAGGAATATCTAAACCAAAAATAATGTCAGTAATAAATGATAATAAAATCAATAACATAGATGAATTATTTAAGAAGTTAGAAGAACAATCTAAAAAAACATCAGTAAAAATAACTATGTATAACTGATTAAATGATTAA
- a CDS encoding CinA family protein has product MKELFEHLKLNNLTISSCESFTGGYFSNEITNITSASNHFKGGFVCYSDEFKSEILGIDIEIIKKYSAVSKETLSLMLEKTQEKLKTDIVFGFTGFAPPLDGSEKSGLSYVGFIIKEDKYIFEFKVNDNISREEYKKRSCEFVIDKFLNL; this is encoded by the coding sequence ATGAAAGAATTATTTGAACATTTAAAATTGAATAATTTAACAATATCTAGCTGTGAATCTTTTACTGGTGGATATTTCTCAAATGAAATTACAAATATAACTTCAGCAAGTAATCATTTTAAAGGTGGATTTGTTTGTTATTCAGATGAATTCAAATCTGAAATTTTAGGAATTGATATAGAAATAATTAAAAAATACAGTGCTGTTTCGAAAGAAACACTTAGTTTAATGTTGGAAAAAACTCAAGAAAAATTAAAAACAGACATAGTCTTTGGTTTTACTGGATTTGCACCTCCTTTGGACGGAAGTGAAAAATCAGGATTAAGTTACGTTGGATTTATAATTAAAGAAGATAAGTATATTTTTGAATTTAAAGTAAATGATAATATTTCGAGAGAAGAATATAAAAAAAGAAGTTGTGAATTTGTTATAGATAAGTTTTTAAATCTATAA
- a CDS encoding HU family DNA-binding protein, producing MTKKELSEKLSAEFGSTKAEAERMVNYVFDEISNALVKKEEVAIAGFGKFVTADRAAREGVNPATGAKIKIAATTVAKFKVAKQLKEAVAK from the coding sequence ATGACAAAAAAAGAATTATCAGAAAAATTATCAGCTGAATTTGGTAGCACTAAAGCAGAAGCTGAAAGAATGGTAAACTACGTATTTGACGAAATCTCAAATGCATTAGTTAAAAAAGAAGAAGTGGCAATCGCTGGATTCGGTAAATTCGTTACTGCTGACAGAGCTGCTCGTGAAGGTGTTAACCCAGCAACTGGAGCAAAAATTAAAATTGCTGCAACAACTGTAGCTAAATTTAAAGTAGCTAAACAATTAAAAGAAGCAGTTGCTAAATAA